Proteins encoded by one window of Rhinolophus ferrumequinum isolate MPI-CBG mRhiFer1 chromosome 13, mRhiFer1_v1.p, whole genome shotgun sequence:
- the SOWAHC gene encoding ankyrin repeat domain-containing protein SOWAHC, producing the protein MEGPAELSPEAVLRFLSERGGRARHAELVQHFRGALGGEPEQRAAARARFKELVNAVATVRTDPADGSKYVHLKRRFCEGPLPPEAAPPRDLPRISVTAEPEPCGGDPEAPDDPAKSRESGLCPEAVSIVAPPGPGCELGDGESPAAAIGPPSLARDSQRGPPLSGGARRKNSLRVAVGASAAEPSEDLEPPPHGCEEVDGGSSPGGATTPRSTRQNLLDLVMGSSPQLKRSVCPGGSSPGFSGGGRGRGGGDSDSASVASSSAEEESSSGSSVTLDPLEHAWMLTASEGKWDSLEALLTCEPGLLAKRDFITGFTCLHWAAKHGKQELLAMLVNFANKHQLPVNINARTSGGYTALHLAAMHGHVEVVKLLVGAYDADVDIRDYSGKKASQYLNQSIAEEIKNLVGAMDEDDAESATGSGGGRWRLSKVLPSHLITYKFSHIPEDGGDHHHHHHHHHHHHHLADGWAGGKAKDPGRKAPGSSSGRVKPRLNKIRFRTQIIHTTPSFRDREQPLEEGEEEEEEDRSLKGQSSSFKLRPKSNVFG; encoded by the coding sequence ATGGAGGGGCCGGCGGAGCTCAGCCCCGAGGCGGTGCTACGTTTCCTCTCGGAGCGCGGGGGTCGGGCCCGGCACGCCGAGCTAGTGCAGCACTTTAGGGGCGCCCTGGGCGGTGAGCCCGAGCAACGCGCCGCTGCCCGCGCCCGCTTCAAGGAGCTGGTCAACGCCGTAGCCACGGTGCGCACCGACCCTGCCGACGGCTCCAAGTACGTACATCTCAAGAGGCGGTTCTGCGAGGGCCCACTGCCCCCCGAGGCCGCGCCGCCCCGGGACCTGCCCCGCATCTCGGTGACCGCAGAGCCAGAGCCCTGCGGCGGCGACCCCGAGGCGCCCGATGACCCGGCCAAGAGCCGGGAGAGCGGCCTGTGCCCCGAGGCGGTGTCCATCGTGGCGCCCCCAGGGCCGGGCTGCGAGCTGGGCGATGGGGAGTCCCCCGCCGCCGCGATCGGGCCGCCAAGCCTGGCCAGAGACAGTCAGAGAGGGCCGCCTCTGAGCGGCGGGGCCCGGAGGAAGAACTCGCTGCGCGTCGCAGTCGGGGCATCGGCCGCGGAGCCCAGCGAGGACCTGGAACCCCCGCCCCACGGCTGCGAGGAGGTGGACGGCGGCAGCTCCCCTGGGGGGGCCACCACCCCACGGTCTACTCGCCAGAATCTCCTGGACCTTGTGATGGGCAGCTCCCCGCAGCTGAAGAGGAGCGTCTGTCCTGGGGGCAGCAGCCCTGGGTTCTCTGGGGGAGGACGCGGCAGAGGCGGGGGCGACTCGGACAGCGCATCTGTTGCTTCGTCGTCGGCAGAGGAGGAGAGCAGCAGTGGGAGCTCGGTGACGCTAGACCCTCTGGAGCACGCTTGGATGCTCACAGCCTCCGAGGGCAAGTGGGACAGCCTAGAAGCGTTGCTCACTTGTGAGCCTGGCCTGCTGGCTAAGCGGGACTTCATCACCGGCTTCACCTGCCTGCACTGGGCCGCCAAGCACGGCAAGCAAGAGCTCCTGGCCATGTTGGTGAACTTCGCCAACAAACACCAGCTGCCAGTGAACATCAACGCCCGGACCAGCGGAGGCTACACCGCCCTTCACTTGGCAGCCATGCATGGGCACGTGGAGGTGGTGAAGTTGCTGGTGGGGGCCTACGATGCAGACGTGGACATCAGGGACTACAGTGGGAAAAAGGCCTCGCAGTACCTGAATCAGAGCATCGCCGAGGAGATCAAGAACCTGGTGGGAGCCATGGATGAGGACGACGCAGAGAGCGCTACCGGCAGCGGGGGTGGGCGCTGGAGGCTGTCAAAGGTGCTCCCTTCGCACCTCATCACCTACAAATTCTCCCACATCCCGGAGGATGGAGGggatcatcatcaccaccaccaccaccaccaccaccaccaccacttggCTGACGGATGGGCTGGAGGCAAAGCAAAGGACCCAGGTCGCAAAGCCCCAGGCAGCTCTAGTGGGCGAGTAAAACCCAGACTCAACAAAATCCGCTTCCGAACCCAGATCATCCACACCACACCCTCTTTCAGAGACCGGGAGCAGCcactggaggagggggaggaggaagaagaagaggaccGGTCTCTTAAAGGCCAGTCATCCTCATTCAAATTGAGACCAAAGTCCAATGTATTTgggtaa